In Muribaculum gordoncarteri, the genomic window GATTCACAGGTAGTCAACGAGTTGATGCTCAGCGTTTCGGGCGGTATTCTCCACACCGACCTCGACATCTCCAACTTCTATATGTACTCGGCCAACTACACTCAGGGCGGATGGTTCAGCTGGGCAGCCGGCGGTTATGCAGCCACCTATCCTCAGCGTGGTGCCAACGAGGACCTTACATTCATCAAGCGTAAGGAATTTTCGGTTAACCTGCGCGGTCAGTTCTTCAACAACTTGCTCGGTCTTGAGGGTTCATTCTTCGTTATCAACAACGAGGGTCTTCTCATCAACAACTCGACCAAGTTCCCCTCCTACTTCTCGACCTACTATCCCGAGTCGTCACTCGTGCCCTGGTTGAACTTCAACAACAACCGTCGCGTGGGCTTTGACTTCGGTGTGAAGATCAACAAGCAGATAGGTGAAGTAAACCTTATCGCAGGTGTAAACGGAACTTACTACGACACCAAGGCCACCAAGCGCGACGAGTTGAACGCCGACGCTTATCAGAACCGCGAGGGCAAAGCTCTTGACGGAATCTGGGGATATCGCTGTGCAGGCTTCTTCAACTCTGAAGACGAAATCAAGGGTTGGGCCGACCAGTCAGCTCTCGGTGGATCAAACATTCAGCCCGGTGACCTGAAGTATGTCGACATGAACGACGACGGTGTCATCGACAGCAAGGACCAGGTGTTCCTCGGCAAGGGCGGATGGTATGGCAACCCCTTCACCATGGGTATCAACATCACCGCTCAGTACAAGGGCTTCTCACTCTTCATGATGGGTATCGGCCGCTTCGGCAGCTACGCTATGAAGGGCGACACTAAAGTTGACGATAACAACAGTTACAGCTACTGGTGGGTACACGGCGACCGCAAGTACTCGGCTGAAGTCCGCAACCGCTGGACTCCCGAAACTGCAGCTACCGCAACCTATCCTCGTCTGACCACGACCAACGGTGCCAACAACTTCGTTGCTTCCGACTTCTGGATGTACAGCACCGATCGTTTCAGCCTTGCTAAAGTTCAGCTCACCTACGACTTCCCGTCGCGTATGTTTACCGGCCCCATCGTTAAGGGTCTTCAGGTTTACGTTAGCGGAAGCGACCTCCTGACAATCGGCAAGAACCGCAAGATTCTTGAAATGAATGTCGGCAGCGCACCTCAGTCGCGTTTCTACAACTTGGGAGCTAAAGTAATATTCTAATGTTATGTCCAATATGAAAAATATATCGAAACTCATATTATTATCGGCCGTTACAGTATCGCTGGCTTCATGCGACGACTTGTTTGACCCGGCAATCGAGAACATCAAGGATGTTAACTCGATGTACAACGAGCCGACCTATGCCGACGGTATTCTTGGCGACGCCTACATCCTCATGCCTTACAGCAATGGTTCGGTTAACGACGTGGCCACTGACGATGCCGTTTCCAACGACAATGCCAACGGATGGCGTACGATTGCCGGAGGTGCCTGGACTTCTCAGACCGGACTCTCCAACGACAACTGGCGCGACCGTAACGCCTCTATCCAGCACCTCAACACATTCCTTGAGAATGCCGACAAGGTGACCTGGGCTGTCGACGAGAATGTCAACCAGATGTTCATCGACCGCCTTATGGGTGAGGCCTACGGACTCCGTGCGCTCAACCTCTACTTCCTCCTTCAGAACTATGGAGGCAAGACCGCATCGGGCGAGCTCATGGGTGTGCCCATCTGGACATCTTCTTTCACCGCTACTACCGACATGAATGTTCCCCGTAACACTTTTGCCGAGTGTATGCAGCAGATTTTCGATGATGTAAAGATGGCCGAGGAGCTCCTTCCCCTTGACTATGTAAACATCGCCAACGACTCGCAGGTTCCCGCCAAGTACGCCTCACTGGGTGTTAAGAACGACGCTTACAACCGCGTGTTCGGTGCTCCCGTTTGGTGCCGTATGTCGGGCCGTATCGCCAAGGCCATCCGCGCCCAGGCAGCTCTTCTTGCAGCAAGTCCCGCCTTCAACCCCGGTTCGGGTGTAAGCTGGGAGGATGCAGCCAACTATGCAGCCCAGTCGCTTAACGACATAGGCGGCGTGAGCGGTATGCCTCAGAAGGGTCATGTATGGTTCACCGCCGAAGAGGATGCTACTCTCGGTGCTTCGGAAAACCATCCCGAAATCATCTGGCGTGGCGGTTACGAGGACAACTGCTCGGTTGAAACCGACAACTTCCCCCCGAGCCTCTACGGTAAGGGCCGCGTTAACCCCACTCAGAACCTCGTCGATGCATTCCCCATGGCCAACGGCTATCCCATCAACGACGTTCACAGTGCCTATGACCCCGCCAACCCCTATGCCAACCGTGACCCGCGTCTTAGCGAGTACATCACCTACAATGGCGCAACTCAGGGTGTGAAGGGCGATGTCATCAACACTTCGGCCGACAATACCACCAACAATGACGGTATCAACAAGGAAGCCGGTTACTCAACCCGTACAGGTTACTACATGCGCAAGCACTGCCGTAGCGATGTCAACCCCAACCAGTCGTCGCTCCTCTACAAGCGTCACTATGTTAAGCGCATCCGCTACACTGAAATCTTCCTCGCTTACGCTGAGGCAGCCAATGAGGCTTGGGGTCCCACTGCAGGTGGCTCCAACGGCTACAGCGCCTATGATGTCATCAAGGCTATCCGCAAGCGTGCAGGTCTTGGTGTAGGCGGTTCCGACCCCTATCTGGAATCGGCTAAGGCAAGCAAGGAAGCCATGCGCGACCTCATCCGCAACGAGCGCCGTCTTGAACTCTGCTTTGAGAACATCCGCTTCTGGGATCTTCGACGCTGGAACGCTCCTCTCACCGAAACAGCCAAGGGTGTAAGCATCAAGGGCAACACCTACGACTACATTGAGGTAGAGCCGCGTAAGTACAGCGACTACATGATCTACGGTCCGCTGCCCTACAACGATGTATTGAAGTTCAGCAACCTTGAGCAGAATCAGGGTTGGTAATATTCACTATTAAACCTACGAAACATTATGAATCTCATGAAAAATTCGGTGAAATTAGGCATGGCCGCGCTGCTCGTTTTCGGTGTGTCGTCATGTAAGAACTCTGATGTCGATTTTCCCGATTATGAAGGTGGCATCACGGCTTATTTCGCCTATCAATATCCGGTGAGAACATTAACTCTCGGTACCGACCCCGAGCAGGACAACTCGCTCGACAATCAGCACAAGTGCCGCATCACCGCCACTCACGGCGGTAGCTACGACTCTCGCAACCTGAGCATCGACATCGTGGTTGACCCCTCATTGGTCGATAACCTCACTTTTGGCGACGGACGCCCCGTTAAGGTGATGCCCGAAAGCTACTACAAGCTTGAAAGCACCACTCTCACCAAGGTGAAGGACTTCCTCTTCGGTTCTGAGGTTACCCTTACCGACGCTTTCTTTGCCGATCCTCAGGCGCTCAGCGCCAACTACGTGATTCCCGTGCGCATGGTTGCCGCCCGCGGTGCCGATGCTATCCTCTCGGGTACTCCGCTTGAAGGTGTCACTTCTCCCGCCCGTTGCGATGCTTCGGCTTGGTCGGTGCAGCCCAAGGACTTCATGCTCTACTGTATAAAGTACATCAATCCCTGGCATGCAACTTACCTGCGTCGCGGTGTCGACAAGATCACTGAGAACGGTGCTACTTCTACCAACGTGCGTCACGCCAAGTATGTTGAGCAGGACGAGGTTGTTTCGGTAACTACTGCCGGACTCAACAAGAGCATCTTCCCCGTGAAGACTGTCATCACCGACGGTGACACAAAGACTACACTCACCTGTAATCTTGAACTCACCTTCACCGACAATGCCTGCACAATCACTACCTCTACTCCCGGCATGACCGCTTCGGGTTCAGGTAAGTTTGTGGAGAAGGGCGACAAGGACAGCTGGGACCACCGCGACCAGGATGTCATCTATCTTGACTACCAGGTTAACTTCGGCCCCCGCCAGTATGCCACCCTTGACACTCTCGTGGTTCAGTCACGTAACGTGATTATGGAAACATTCACGCCCACCTATAACAAATAAGTAACCGATTATGAATAAATACAGCAAATTACTTTGGGCACTCGCTCTTGCTCCTGCAATGGTGGGTTGCGCCGATGACATAGATACCACTTCCGGTTTCGAGGTCGAAAAACCCGAATCACTGGCTCAGTATGAGTATCTTAACAGCTACGGCACCCTGAAGTCTTATTTGGAATCAGCAAGCAAGGCATCTCCCGACTTTAAGTTGGGAGTGGCCCTTGCCGCCGATGATTACGCTAAGAAAGGGGCTGTCTATATGCTTGCCAACACCAACTTCATGGAAATGACGGCCGGCAACGAGATGAAGTATGCTTCAATCGTGGGCGACGACGGTTCTATGAACTTCGGTACTGTCGAGCAGTTTATCGACAATGCCAAGGCTGCAAATATGTCGATCTATGGTCACACTCTCTGCTGGCATGAACAGCAGAATCTGAAGTGGCTTAACTCTCTTATCGCCGATAAGGAAATTCCCGTTGATCCCGATGCTCCCGGACAGGAAGTTACAGTAGAGCGCCGTTGTATCGAGGTGTGCTCCGACGACATGGTCGATGCCGCTTGGGATACCCAGTTCTGGATTATGACCGATGCTACTTTCGCCGAAGGCGACAAGTGGGAATTGTCGATGAATGTTCGTGCCACCTACGAGGCTTCTATCGGAACCCAGACCCACAAGGGTGCAGGTGAATATCTGCACTGGGCAGGTTGCGGTACCGTTAAGTTCACTCCCCAGTGGACCGAGTACAAAGCCAGCGGTACAATGGACGCTTCAATGGCCGGCGGTCATTCGTTCGCATTCAACATCAATGACTTTGCAGCTGCCAATGAGTATTACTTCGACGACATCAGCTTGAAGATCAACGGTGTCGAGATGATTAAGAACAGCTCTTGCGACGACGACAACATGAAGGACAACTTCGTGTCGAAGGAGAAGCGCGGTGGCACAGTTCCCTCTCGCTTTGTCGACAGTTATAAGGAGATACAGGCTGCTCCCGGTGAATATGAAGTCACTGTTGACCGTCGTTGTATCCGCGTAGAAACCGACGACATGGTTGATGCAGCTTGGGACTCTCAGTTCTGGATTATGACCGATGCTACCTTCGCTGAAGGTGACAACTGGGAATTGTCAATGAACGTTCGTGCCGACTATGAGGCTTCTATCGGAACCCAGACTCACAAGGGCGCAGGTGAATATCTGCACTGGGCAGGTTGCGGTACCGTCAAGTTCACACCCAAGTGGACCGAGTACAAGGCCAGCGGTACAATGGACGGCTCAATGGCCGGCGGTCATTCATTCGCATTCAACCTCAATGACTTCGCAGCAGCCAATGCTTACTACTTCGACGACATCAGCTTGAAGATTAACGGTGTCGAGATGATTAAGAACAGCTCTTGCGACGACGACAACATGAAGGACAACTACATCGCCAAGGAGAAGCGCGGCGGAATGGTTCCTGCTACATTCGTCGACAGCTATACCGAACTTGTAAGCGGCAACTCTATTCCTTTGACTCCTGAAGAGAAGGCTGAAGCTCTTACCAACGAATTGGAGCGCTGGATCAAGGGTATGATGGAAGCCTGCGGCGGTTATGTCAAGGCTTGGGATGTTGTTAACGAGGCAGTATCAGGTGGCCCGTGGGGTCAGCGTTACGAACTGCAGTCGGCCAACAACACCGACGGTGCCGATAAGAAGTTCTTCTGGCGCGACTATCTGGGCGACGACTTCGTTCGCATCCCCGTTAAGTTTGCTCGTCAGTACTTCGAGGAATTCGGAGGCAACCCCGCCGACCTCAAGCTCTTCATCAACGACTACAACCTTGAAAGCGACTGGGACGACAACCAGAAGCTCAAGAGCTTGATTGAGTGGATTGCACGTTGGGAATCTGACGGCGAAACAGTTATCGACGGTATCGGTACTCAGATGCACGTAACCTACTACATGAATCCCGAAACTCAGAAGAGCAAGGAAGATCACGTAGTGAAGATGCTTGAGCTTCTCGCATCAACCGGCAAGCTCATCAAGATTTCTGAGCTTGACATGGGTATCGCCGACGCTGAAGGCAACAGCATCAAGACTGCCGATGTAACATTTGAACAGCAGAAGGCTATGGCCGAGTACTACAAGTTCATCGTGACCAAGTACTTCGAGATAATTCCTGCCGCTCAGCAGTACGGCATCACCCAGTGGTGCATCACCGACTCACCTGACGGATCGGGATGGCGTGCCGGAGAACCTGTAGGTCTTTGGGACATCAATTATGCCCGCAAACCCGCTTACGGAGGCTTCTGCGATGCATTGAGCCAGCAGTAATCTGAAAATTTTTTGATAGCATATTGTCGATTTATTGTCGACAATATGCTATTTTTGTATTCTTAAACTTCATAACCAATCATTTTGCCCATGAGATTCATACTGTCAACATTGTTGGCTATCGTATCGCTTGTCGCTTCAGCACAGGTTTCCGAACCTTACCGTGATGCTTCACTTGGCGCGCATGAACGTGCCGCCGATTTGTTGACTCGTCTTACTCTTGACGAAAAGATATCATTGATGATGGATGTTTCCCCGGCCATTGAAAGGCTGGGCATTCCCGAATATAATTGGTGGAACGAAGCCTTGCACGGCGTGGGCCGCGCCGGACTCGCCACCGTATTTCCTCAATCCATAGGCATGGCCGCAACATTTGACAATGATGCCGTGCTGGCAGCTTTCAACGCAGTCAGCGACGAGGCGCGTGCAAAGTACAACGGCTTCCGACGCGAAGGCCGTCACGGCCGCTATCAGGGATTGACATTCTGGACACCCAACGTCAACATTTTCCGCGACCCGCGATGGGGACGCGGCCAGGAAACCTACGGCGAGGATCCCTATCTGGCTTCGGTAATGGGCGAAGCCGTTGTCAACGGACTCCAGGGACCCGCCGACTCAAAATATATAAAGACCATTGCCGGTGCCAAGCACTATGCCGTGCACAGCGGCCCGGAGTGGAACC contains:
- a CDS encoding DUF5627 domain-containing protein, whose protein sequence is MNLMKNSVKLGMAALLVFGVSSCKNSDVDFPDYEGGITAYFAYQYPVRTLTLGTDPEQDNSLDNQHKCRITATHGGSYDSRNLSIDIVVDPSLVDNLTFGDGRPVKVMPESYYKLESTTLTKVKDFLFGSEVTLTDAFFADPQALSANYVIPVRMVAARGADAILSGTPLEGVTSPARCDASAWSVQPKDFMLYCIKYINPWHATYLRRGVDKITENGATSTNVRHAKYVEQDEVVSVTTAGLNKSIFPVKTVITDGDTKTTLTCNLELTFTDNACTITTSTPGMTASGSGKFVEKGDKDSWDHRDQDVIYLDYQVNFGPRQYATLDTLVVQSRNVIMETFTPTYNK
- a CDS encoding endo-1,4-beta-xylanase, whose translation is MNKYSKLLWALALAPAMVGCADDIDTTSGFEVEKPESLAQYEYLNSYGTLKSYLESASKASPDFKLGVALAADDYAKKGAVYMLANTNFMEMTAGNEMKYASIVGDDGSMNFGTVEQFIDNAKAANMSIYGHTLCWHEQQNLKWLNSLIADKEIPVDPDAPGQEVTVERRCIEVCSDDMVDAAWDTQFWIMTDATFAEGDKWELSMNVRATYEASIGTQTHKGAGEYLHWAGCGTVKFTPQWTEYKASGTMDASMAGGHSFAFNINDFAAANEYYFDDISLKINGVEMIKNSSCDDDNMKDNFVSKEKRGGTVPSRFVDSYKEIQAAPGEYEVTVDRRCIRVETDDMVDAAWDSQFWIMTDATFAEGDNWELSMNVRADYEASIGTQTHKGAGEYLHWAGCGTVKFTPKWTEYKASGTMDGSMAGGHSFAFNLNDFAAANAYYFDDISLKINGVEMIKNSSCDDDNMKDNYIAKEKRGGMVPATFVDSYTELVSGNSIPLTPEEKAEALTNELERWIKGMMEACGGYVKAWDVVNEAVSGGPWGQRYELQSANNTDGADKKFFWRDYLGDDFVRIPVKFARQYFEEFGGNPADLKLFINDYNLESDWDDNQKLKSLIEWIARWESDGETVIDGIGTQMHVTYYMNPETQKSKEDHVVKMLELLASTGKLIKISELDMGIADAEGNSIKTADVTFEQQKAMAEYYKFIVTKYFEIIPAAQQYGITQWCITDSPDGSGWRAGEPVGLWDINYARKPAYGGFCDALSQQ
- a CDS encoding RagB/SusD family nutrient uptake outer membrane protein, with the protein product MKNISKLILLSAVTVSLASCDDLFDPAIENIKDVNSMYNEPTYADGILGDAYILMPYSNGSVNDVATDDAVSNDNANGWRTIAGGAWTSQTGLSNDNWRDRNASIQHLNTFLENADKVTWAVDENVNQMFIDRLMGEAYGLRALNLYFLLQNYGGKTASGELMGVPIWTSSFTATTDMNVPRNTFAECMQQIFDDVKMAEELLPLDYVNIANDSQVPAKYASLGVKNDAYNRVFGAPVWCRMSGRIAKAIRAQAALLAASPAFNPGSGVSWEDAANYAAQSLNDIGGVSGMPQKGHVWFTAEEDATLGASENHPEIIWRGGYEDNCSVETDNFPPSLYGKGRVNPTQNLVDAFPMANGYPINDVHSAYDPANPYANRDPRLSEYITYNGATQGVKGDVINTSADNTTNNDGINKEAGYSTRTGYYMRKHCRSDVNPNQSSLLYKRHYVKRIRYTEIFLAYAEAANEAWGPTAGGSNGYSAYDVIKAIRKRAGLGVGGSDPYLESAKASKEAMRDLIRNERRLELCFENIRFWDLRRWNAPLTETAKGVSIKGNTYDYIEVEPRKYSDYMIYGPLPYNDVLKFSNLEQNQGW